One Bombus pyrosoma isolate SC7728 linkage group LG7, ASM1482585v1, whole genome shotgun sequence genomic window carries:
- the LOC122569179 gene encoding major royal jelly protein 1-like has product MKRLIYIVLCLTTVTNIVPPSNGKPVVPKPLILSGLSLNWPCQSTKNIYETSGRYITRNVIATRAQIYEDQAILALPRYKPGVPFTLGVLSMKSQSCEPKIAPFPCWAIQEEGNCQALQSAVDIVLDVQDILWVLDVGIVNTLEQPVRRCPPKVVGVNAKSGKVVKVIDLSSLVDSTSQLQYMIIDYAEDGQVYVYISDAGTGAIIVYNATTDNGYRVVLPSAVASNTDKPDVLYMALVRRKSCGSVVYFTYLGSSRMFAVKAVNLRTGNANGSIIDIGRKKNKIVLLGTDNGSAIFFRIKGDSNIYMWNTDTSFVQDNFLLVEQAGECRLPTGVIPGYKDLMWVIESNFQDYIENSVSCSGASVAIHPLVSSAGE; this is encoded by the exons ATGAAAAGATTGATCTACATCGTCCTCTGTCTAACGACCGTAACAAATATTGTACCACCGAGTAATGGTAAACCAGTGGTGCCAAAACCTTTGATCCTCTCAGGACTTAGCCTAAATTGGCCATGTCAAAGTACGAAGAACATTTACGAGACAAGCGGTCGTTACATCACAAGAAACGTGATCGCTACCAGAGCACAAATATACGAAGACCAAGCGATCCTAGCTCTGCCGCGCTATAAACCAGGAGTACCATTTACTTTGGGTGTTCTTTCCATGAAATCGCAAAGCTGCGAGCCAAAGATAGCCCCATTCCCCTGCTGGGCAATTCAGGAAGAAGGAAATTGCCAGGCACTGCAGAGTGCGGTAGATATAGTTCTGGATGTACAAGATATCTTGTGGGTTCTCGATGTTGGGATCGTCAACACTTTGGAGCAACCTGTACGTAGATGTCCTCCGAAGGTCGTTGGAGTCAACGCCAAGAGCGGAAAG GTTGTAAAAGTGATCGACTTGAGCTCGTTGGTAGACAGTACCTCGCAGCTTCAATACATGATCATTGACTACGCAGAAGATGGTCAAGTCTATGTGTACATTTCTGACGCTGGTACCGGTGCCATCATCGTTTATAATGCCACGACTGATAACGGATATCGCGTGGTTCTTCCATCAGCAGTGGCATCCAACACAGACAAACCCGACGTCCTATACATGGCGCTCGTTAGAAGGAAAAGCTGCGGATCGGTCGTCTATTTTACGTATCTAGGCTCCAGCAGAATGTTTGCGGTCAAAGCAGTGAATCTGAGAACAGGAAATGCGAATGGATCAATAATAGACATCGGCAGGAAGAAGAACAAGATCGTACTCCTGGGCACTGACAATGGATCTGCCATCTTTTTCAGAATTAAGG GTGATTCCAATATCTACATGTGGAACACCGACACTTCTTTCGTTCAAGACAACTTCCTTTTAGTCGAACAAGCTGGAGAGTGTCGACTACCAACGGGAGTTATTCCTGGTTATAAGGATCTAATGTGGGTGATCGAGAGCAACTTCCAAGATTACATCGAGAATTCCGTCAGCTGTTCCGGAGCATCGGTGGCTATCCATCCACTAGTGAGTTCTGCTGGCGAATAA